AACATTTCAAGGTTATAGTAGGCTGCATCCTTGTTTCCGTATTTATTTCCGATAACTTCACCTTGTTCAGTTAATCGAATACGGTCCTTAATAGACTTAAGGGGTTGGGAAGCAATGGCATCATAAGTAGGACCACCACCACGACCAACAGTACCACCACGACCGTGGAAGAAGGTTACTTTAACACCAAACTCGTCACCGATGGCGGTCAATTGTTTTTGAGCCTTATAGAGGGTCCAACAAGATGAGAGGTAACCGCCATCCTTGTTACTATCAGAGTAACCAAGCATAATTTCTTGGTAGTTGTTTTTAGAAGCAATCCACTTCTTAGCAAGGGGTAGAGAGAAATACTTTCTCATTGTTTCTTCAGAATGGTCCAAGTCCTCAATCGTCTCAAAGAGTGGAACGATTTGGACGCGCGCTTTTTCATTATCAACCAGTCCAACTTCTTTCAGCATAATGGCCAATTCTAGCATATCTGATACGCTAGTCGCATGAGAGATAATCGTTTGACGAATGACATCTTCTCCCAAACGATCTTTTAATTCACGGGCCGTTTGGAAAATAGCTAATTCTTTCTCAAGAAGTTCAGACTTCTCAGCATGAGTCGCAGACAAGATTCGAGGGTCCTCTAACAATTCATGTAGAAGCAACTCACATTTTTCATCTTCTGATAAATCACTATAGTGATCATTAATTCCAGCAGATGCTAATAATTCGGCAACACAGGCTTCATGCACACTAGAATCTTGACGCATATCGATAGAAGCCAAGAAGAAACCAAAGACTTCTACTGCTTCCAAAAGCTCAGCAAATTCTCCAGTAAGCAAGGCTTCTGCCTTATTCTCAAGTAATGAATCTTTAATGATAGCTAGGTCTTGTTTAAATTCTTCAACTGTTTCGTAGTAAGGAGGACGATCTTCAGCCAATTCTTGAACGGCTCCTGAGAGACGATTACTAATATAGTCAGTAACCACATCTTGTTGATATCCTTGAGAACCAAAGAGTCGTTCTATATGATGACGTTCATCTGCCGATGACCCAATAAGAGCCCACTCTTTCAAATTTAAAAGAGTTTGAATCAATTTTGATTGAATCAAATGGAAGGCCCGACGATAAGGTTCTTTCTCACGGAAAACAGATGTATCACGAGATTGAGCTGCCATTTCTTCAACAGCCTTGCTTGTCTTAGATAAATTGGTAGATAGAGAGAAAGTACGGTAGAGACTTGAAATCTTACTAATATAGTAGTTTAAGATTACTTCACTTTGAATGGTAGCAGAGCGCATGAGTGTTTCAGCAGTTACAAATGGGTTCCCATCTCGGTCTCCACCAATCCACATTCCCATAGTAATTGGTTTGGCTTGTTTTAGGTCAATACCTTGCTCTCTTGCAAGACGCTTGTATTCTAACATCAAGTTTGGTACAGCTTGAAGAAAGGAACTATTGTAGTACTCCATCACGTTTGTGATTTCATTCGTTACTTTTAGTTTTTTCTCTCGAATCATATCCGTCTGCATGATAATCTCAATATAACGGCGAAGATCATTGTACCATTTTTCTTTATTAATCAGACCCATTTTCACATCACGATATTTACGTAACAAGGTATGAATATGATTGGTCAGGTCCAACATACTCTTACGTTGAACCTGCGTTGGGTGGGCTGTCAAAACTGGCACCACATTTAGACGTTCAAGAATCTCAGCAGCATTTTCCTTTTCAGCTACCATTTTAATAGTTGTTGACAATTTACCAAGATAATCTTGGTCGATATTGTTTAGATGGTTAATCTCGTATGCCAGGTCAACGTCTTCAGAAATGTTAATCAAAAGTGGCAAGATAGAGAAATATCTAGAGATATATACCATTTCATCATTAGTAAGGCTTGTAACTACTTTATCAAGACCTTGATAGTCTAATTTTGATGACAACTCCTTCAACTGAATAATCTTGTCAAAGGTCTCAGAAGGAAGCATATTTTTCGTAATATCTTCAAGTAAATCTGTCAAGATTTGAACTTCTTCCTGTACGACAGTTTTGTTCCTATTATTTTCTAGTTTTTGAAGAGACATATTCTTCTCCTTATCACTTTTTCTTAAAGCTGTGATTCGTATTCACTATAGAGTTTTGCTCGTTTTTCGCTAGCATCAATATTTAACACAAAGGCGATAGCTACTGATAGAACCAGGAGGCTATTCCCCCCTTGTGAAAGGAATGGGAAGGTTACACCTGTTGAAGGGATCAATCCTGAAATCCCTCCGATATTAACGAATACCTGAATTAAAATCATTCCACCAATACCGATTGCTACCATTGAGTTGAATGGATCTTTTGCACGAACACCCACCAAGATAATACGGAGGATTAAAAAGAATAATAGAGCTAAGATAAGACTTGCACCGACAAACCCAAACTCTTCAATCACAATAGAGAAAACGAAGTCCGTGTGCGCCTCAGGTAGATAGCCACGCTTCTCGATGGAGTTTCCTAATCCTAAGCCAAACCATCCACCATTAACCATTGCATAATAAGAATTAGCTAATTGGTGTCCAGCTCCAGCGACGTCATCAAATGGATTAAAGAAAGCACTGAATCGCTTAGCTACGTATCCAAATACTGGAACCTTAGAAACCTTATCGACACCAATCAATTTAATGGCTGTAAGGGAAACAAAGGATAAACTAGTCAATATTCCAAGAATAGTTGCAAACCATCGGTGAGCTATCCCACTAATTGAGTACATCAACAATGCTACCAAAAAGAGAATTGTAGCATTTCCAAGGTCAGGGAAAATAGCCAAACTACCAATCATGACTAAAAGTACAAATCGCCAATCGTTAAACGCTCTAGGAAACCATTGGTTTTGAGTTAAAACTTGGAAATCATAAACGGCAATTTCTTCTTGTTGTTTTGAAAAACGTTGAGCCAAGTACCAAATGATGATAATTTTCAAGTATTCCGCAGGCTGAACAGTAATAGGTCCTACTTTGATCCAACCATATGCACCATTGATAGGAATCCCAATCAAACGAGCTAAAGCTAGTAACACTAACTCAGCAAACATAACGATAAATAACAAACGTTCGTTTCGAAGAAAACCAAGTTTCAGCTTATAGATTACTGCAATAAGCAACAAACTAACGATCCAAAATAAGCCCTGATTTCGAACTAATTGAAAGGCGCTCTTACCCTCCTGAATCAAGGATGCACTCGTTGTCGAATATACCACTATCAGTCCCAAAACAGACAAGAGAAGATAGGGCACCAAAATGGAATAATTCAACAGGTGCCTTTTACTAATTTTCATATTTCACCATCTACTAAATTTTTAATTTTCTATTCATTCTAGTTTTACAAGCTATTATACCATTTTTTAAACTAGAAAAAAACTCTTATCCGTTAAAGCCTAGAATTTGTACTTGGAGAATTCACAAATCATTTATCTACATTTTCAACTTTTAGTTAAGAAAGCTTCAAAAAACTCTACCTTTCAAGAGTAGAAAGATAGAGTTTTCATCTTTAGTTTGAAGATGTTGTTGTCGTTTCAGTTGCTGCTGATGTAGTTGTCGTTTCAGTTGTTGTATCACTTTGGATGTACTGAGTAAAGACATTTTGGAAGGCTGGGTCTTTGACCTTGATATTTGCTGCCTGCAACTCTTTACTAATGACACCTTGAACGAAAGTAGCATCATTTTGTTTTTGAGTCAGGATAACTGTCTTCAATTTTTCTTTATAATCTTCCCAGTTAGAAGATTTTTCTGTTTTCTTAATTAATTTTACAATATAGAAGCTGTTTGAATAAGCTTGTGTACCTGGAGCTGTAATCACATCTGAGATTCCATCAACATTAAGTGCAAAAGCTGCTTTTTTAACAACGTCTGGTAATTCTGTTGATGCAGAGTCAAAGGTGATTTCTCCACCATTTGCTTTTGTTTTTTCGTCTGTTGAATTATCCTTAGCCAATTGGGCAAAGTCAGCTCCAGATTCTTTTGCTTTAGCTAGTACTTCTTTAGCCTTATCCTCACTGTCAAGTTTAATAACTTGAGCAGTAACATCTGGTGTGTACTCTTCATATGCTTTCTTGTAGTTTTCATCTGTTAATTCGGCTTCTGCCGCTTTCTTAACAGCGTATTCAACTAATTTACTTGTACGAATTTGAGCTTTACGACTTTCAGCTGTCATACCAGCACGAGAAAGAACGATTTGATAGCTATCACCATATTTCTTCTGTTCTTCTGCTACAGCTTCTTCAACTTCTTTATCACTTACTTCAGATCCATATTGTTTTTCAAAAACTTTTTGAATAGTCATGTTAAGTAATACTTGTTGAGCAGTTGGGTTGTTTTTCACTTCTTCATAAAATTGGTGCTCAGTGATGACATCACCCTTCATAGTAATGAGGTCAGCTCCTTGAGAGCCATTTGAACAAGCAGCCAAAGTAGCTACTGATAACAAAGTGATGGCACCAGCCAATAATTTTTTCTTCATGTTTACTCCTTTTTATCACTAGATAAATGTTTACCTTATCTATTTTACTAAATTGTCTTAAAAATATCTGAAACTAATCAACATCAGGCAGTTCTACTTCTGCTTGATTCTTTCTTAGCATCAATATTCCATCTCCAAGAGGAACCAAAGTAGCGGTTAATCCTGGATTGTCCAAAGTCGCATCAAAGAGTCGTTGCAAGCCCCGATAAATCGTCCGTTGTCCACGTCGGACTTCCATAATATCCTTAGCAATATCTCCACCTTGGAAAATATCATCCAAGACAACTACTCCACCAACCTCAAGGTGTTTGAGTATTTCTGGTAGAAAGATGATGTATTTGGACTTAGCAGAATCCATAAAAACAAAATCATAGGTCTCTGTCAATATTGACAAAACGTCTACCGCATCGCCTTCTAAGAGGGTAATTTGTTTACGACTATCAAATTTTGCAAAATTTTCCTTGGCAAAACCAATCATTTCAGGATTTCTGTCTATGGTTGTAATTTTTGCATTTGGGGTATGTTGAGCCATCAAAAGTGCCGAAAAGCCAATCGCCGTCCCAATTTCTAAAATATTTTTTGGTTGTATTGTTTCCATAAGGAAACGAAAATAAGCGACCGTTTCATGAGGGATAATTGGAATATTTTCCTTGCGAGCAAAGCTTTCTAGTTCTTTCAGAGAACCCGTTACCTGCTTTTGTCTGTGGCGCATGAATTCAACAATTTCTTCCTTTACAACAGGACGCCGCATGTTATGATTGGCATTTTTACTGTATGACTCAACCATCTTATGCCAGTCCTAATTTGTCAACTAGGGCTTCAAACTCGTCCAAACGTCGTTCAAAGACAGCAAAGGCATCATTGAGATAGTCTTCTTTTTCCATGTCAACACCAGCTTTTCGCATGATATTAAGTGGATAATCTGACTTACCTGCCTTGAGGTATTCAATATAACGGTCACGATCATCTTGGCTACCATGAACAATCTTTTCAGCCAAGGCTGAAGCTGCTGCGAATCCTGTTGAATATTGATACACATAGTAGTTATAGTAGAAATGAGGAATTCGAGCCCACTCGTACTGGATTTGTGGATTATCTTCTTTGCTCAAACCATAGTATTCTTGGTTCAAGTCTGCATAGAGTTTGTTTAGGAACTCGCTTGTTAAGACTTCACCGTTTTGATCTGCTTGGTGGATGGCATGTTCAAATTCTGCAAATTGAGTTTGGCGGAATACTGTTCCACGGAAACCATCCAAGAAGTTGTTGAGAATGGCAAAGCGTGTTGCATCATCTTGAACTTCTTGCAATAATTTTTCTGTCAGGATGTTTTCATTGGTTGTTGAAGCAATCTCAGCTAGGAAAATTGAGTAATCTCCGTAAACGTAAGGCTGAGTTTCACGTGTATAGCTAGAATGCATACTGTGACCTGTCTCATGTACAAGAGTAAAGAGATTATCGAGGTTATCCTGCCAGTTAAGAAGCATAAAGGCGTTGGTATCATATGATCCACCAGAGTAGGCACCTGATCGCTTCCCTTGATTCTCATAAACATCAATCCAACGTTCGCTGAAGGCACGTTTCACACGACTCAAGTAATCTTCACCAAGAACTGCCAAAGCTTCTTCTGCTTTCTTTAAGGCTTCCTCATAAGTAAAGCTGTATTCCACTGAAGACAATGGTGTATAGACATCGTACATCTTGAGGTCAGGAATACCTAAAATCTTCGAACGTAGATTTAGATAACGATGCAATAACGGCAAATGCTTACGAACAGCAGACACTAAGTTGTCATAAACACTTTCAGGTACAAAATTGATCGCAAGAGCTGCTTCACGCGCACTCTTATAGTTACGAACCTTAGCGCGATAGTTTTGCACTTTGACATTGGTCTGTAGTGTTTTAGCGTAAGTGTGCTGGTATTGCTCATAGGTAGAGTATAGGGCTTCATAAGCTCCACGACGAACCTCACGATTTTTAGATTCTACCAAGCGCATATAAACGCCGTGTGACAACTGTACCTCGTTTCCATCTTCATCTTTAACAAATGGAAAGACGATATCTGCATTATCTAAGATAGCAAAGGTTTCACTAGCAGCACCAAAGATTTCACCAGCACCCGCCAACAACTCTTCTTCACGTTGTGAAAGGACATGATCCTTATTTTGTAAGAGTTTATCAAAGAAGTGTTTATAAGGCTGGAGTTTTGGTTCTTCTGCTAAAAAGTTTTGATACTGCTCTTCAGTAATTGCCATAAATTCTGGCTCATAGAAAGAGAATACCTGGTCGAGTTGACTATAAAGAGTCATTGCTTTTGCATAGTATTCTTGATATTTAGCAACTCGTGTATCTTGGTCGTTTTTCATATGTGCGTAGACATAGAGTTTTTCAAGACGACGACTCAAGTCCAGATAACACTCTGTAATGTTAAGAAGGCTTTCTGCACTGTCCAAGAGGTGCCCCTCAAGACTAGCTGCTTGTTTTGTCTCTTCGGTCAAAAGAGCTAGTTCTTCTTCCCATTTTTGGTCTGTTTCAAAGATTGTTGATAGATCCCATGTATCTTTTTCATTGATTTCATTTCGTTGTAATACCATAAATTTCCTCCATCCTTTCTATTTTACCATATTTTTCGAGAAATATTGCTGATAAAAGGCAGGTGGATAGAGCTTTTGTTGCTTTTCTTGAGGATTCCGTTCATAATAGGCCTGAAAGTTACGAAAATAATCATTTAGATTTTGATTTATTTGAC
The window above is part of the Streptococcus sp. Marseille-Q6470 genome. Proteins encoded here:
- the ppc gene encoding phosphoenolpyruvate carboxylase, which translates into the protein MSLQKLENNRNKTVVQEEVQILTDLLEDITKNMLPSETFDKIIQLKELSSKLDYQGLDKVVTSLTNDEMVYISRYFSILPLLINISEDVDLAYEINHLNNIDQDYLGKLSTTIKMVAEKENAAEILERLNVVPVLTAHPTQVQRKSMLDLTNHIHTLLRKYRDVKMGLINKEKWYNDLRRYIEIIMQTDMIREKKLKVTNEITNVMEYYNSSFLQAVPNLMLEYKRLAREQGIDLKQAKPITMGMWIGGDRDGNPFVTAETLMRSATIQSEVILNYYISKISSLYRTFSLSTNLSKTSKAVEEMAAQSRDTSVFREKEPYRRAFHLIQSKLIQTLLNLKEWALIGSSADERHHIERLFGSQGYQQDVVTDYISNRLSGAVQELAEDRPPYYETVEEFKQDLAIIKDSLLENKAEALLTGEFAELLEAVEVFGFFLASIDMRQDSSVHEACVAELLASAGINDHYSDLSEDEKCELLLHELLEDPRILSATHAEKSELLEKELAIFQTARELKDRLGEDVIRQTIISHATSVSDMLELAIMLKEVGLVDNEKARVQIVPLFETIEDLDHSEETMRKYFSLPLAKKWIASKNNYQEIMLGYSDSNKDGGYLSSCWTLYKAQKQLTAIGDEFGVKVTFFHGRGGTVGRGGGPTYDAIASQPLKSIKDRIRLTEQGEVIGNKYGNKDAAYYNLEMLVSAAINRMITQKKSDTNTSNRYEAIMDQVVERSYDIYRELVFRNEHFYDYFFESSPIKAISSFNIGSRPAARKTITEISGLRAIPWVFSWSQSRVMFPGWYGVGSSFKEFIDQDPKNIEYLRDMYQNWPFFQSLLSNVDMVLSKSNMNIAFEYAKLCESEEVQAIYYTILDEWQLTKNVILAIEGYDELLAENTYLKDSLNYRMPYFNILNYIQLELIKRQRRGELSLDEERLIHTTINGIATGLRNSG
- a CDS encoding FtsW/RodA/SpoVE family cell cycle protein; the encoded protein is MKISKRHLLNYSILVPYLLLSVLGLIVVYSTTSASLIQEGKSAFQLVRNQGLFWIVSLLLIAVIYKLKLGFLRNERLLFIVMFAELVLLALARLIGIPINGAYGWIKVGPITVQPAEYLKIIIIWYLAQRFSKQQEEIAVYDFQVLTQNQWFPRAFNDWRFVLLVMIGSLAIFPDLGNATILFLVALLMYSISGIAHRWFATILGILTSLSFVSLTAIKLIGVDKVSKVPVFGYVAKRFSAFFNPFDDVAGAGHQLANSYYAMVNGGWFGLGLGNSIEKRGYLPEAHTDFVFSIVIEEFGFVGASLILALLFFLILRIILVGVRAKDPFNSMVAIGIGGMILIQVFVNIGGISGLIPSTGVTFPFLSQGGNSLLVLSVAIAFVLNIDASEKRAKLYSEYESQL
- the prsA gene encoding peptidylprolyl isomerase PrsA — protein: MKKKLLAGAITLLSVATLAACSNGSQGADLITMKGDVITEHQFYEEVKNNPTAQQVLLNMTIQKVFEKQYGSEVSDKEVEEAVAEEQKKYGDSYQIVLSRAGMTAESRKAQIRTSKLVEYAVKKAAEAELTDENYKKAYEEYTPDVTAQVIKLDSEDKAKEVLAKAKESGADFAQLAKDNSTDEKTKANGGEITFDSASTELPDVVKKAAFALNVDGISDVITAPGTQAYSNSFYIVKLIKKTEKSSNWEDYKEKLKTVILTQKQNDATFVQGVISKELQAANIKVKDPAFQNVFTQYIQSDTTTETTTTSAATETTTTSSN
- a CDS encoding O-methyltransferase → MVESYSKNANHNMRRPVVKEEIVEFMRHRQKQVTGSLKELESFARKENIPIIPHETVAYFRFLMETIQPKNILEIGTAIGFSALLMAQHTPNAKITTIDRNPEMIGFAKENFAKFDSRKQITLLEGDAVDVLSILTETYDFVFMDSAKSKYIIFLPEILKHLEVGGVVVLDDIFQGGDIAKDIMEVRRGQRTIYRGLQRLFDATLDNPGLTATLVPLGDGILMLRKNQAEVELPDVD
- the pepF gene encoding oligoendopeptidase F, producing MVLQRNEINEKDTWDLSTIFETDQKWEEELALLTEETKQAASLEGHLLDSAESLLNITECYLDLSRRLEKLYVYAHMKNDQDTRVAKYQEYYAKAMTLYSQLDQVFSFYEPEFMAITEEQYQNFLAEEPKLQPYKHFFDKLLQNKDHVLSQREEELLAGAGEIFGAASETFAILDNADIVFPFVKDEDGNEVQLSHGVYMRLVESKNREVRRGAYEALYSTYEQYQHTYAKTLQTNVKVQNYRAKVRNYKSAREAALAINFVPESVYDNLVSAVRKHLPLLHRYLNLRSKILGIPDLKMYDVYTPLSSVEYSFTYEEALKKAEEALAVLGEDYLSRVKRAFSERWIDVYENQGKRSGAYSGGSYDTNAFMLLNWQDNLDNLFTLVHETGHSMHSSYTRETQPYVYGDYSIFLAEIASTTNENILTEKLLQEVQDDATRFAILNNFLDGFRGTVFRQTQFAEFEHAIHQADQNGEVLTSEFLNKLYADLNQEYYGLSKEDNPQIQYEWARIPHFYYNYYVYQYSTGFAAASALAEKIVHGSQDDRDRYIEYLKAGKSDYPLNIMRKAGVDMEKEDYLNDAFAVFERRLDEFEALVDKLGLA